A window of Adhaeribacter arboris genomic DNA:
AAGTGCAAACTGCTTGTAATTTGGCAATATCTTCCGAACATAAAACAGAAACCTCTAGAACCGATCGGTTTAAGAAACCGGGTAAGCCGTTAAAACCAAATAAAGCACAATGTAGTACCGGAAATTTAATAGCCAACTCGGCTAACTGGATCTTAGCTGCTTGGCAAAATACAACTAACGACGATCGGTGCGCATATAAGTTTAATTGTTCTGGTTCATCCGCCAAAAAATAATCAAATACGACTTCGGCTTTATCTAAAAGCGGAAGCAAAGCTTCGTAAGAAGACACCACTTTATAAAGCAGAGATGGACTAGAAAACTTTTGCCGAAACTCGGGTGCC
This region includes:
- a CDS encoding 3-hydroxyacyl-CoA dehydrogenase family protein, coding for MEIVVLAAPETAPEFRQKFSSPSLLYKVVSSYEALLPLLDKAEVVFDYFLADEPEQLNLYAHRSSLVVFCQAAKIQLAELAIKFPVLHCALFGFNGLPGFLNRSVLEVSVLCSEDIAKLQAVCTYLNSDYLVIADRVGMVTPRIIAMIINEACYTLQENTAQITDIEKCMKLGANYPYGPFEWANRIGIRHVYELLTALYENTKDERYKICPLLKTKYLRGEIFKI